One region of Cinclus cinclus chromosome 1, bCinCin1.1, whole genome shotgun sequence genomic DNA includes:
- the PPDPFL gene encoding pancreatic progenitor cell differentiation and proliferation factor-like protein: MASVPSAGCLLAKNQYYRTRLNSESSVSSSSSGSLDAVNITDQGKELHGLPELIDKYWWIKSFFHSEPSPPTVGRKTLSASRLMVVMVMHDSKVYQVAASGSLQSW; the protein is encoded by the exons ATGGCATCCGTCCCCTCCGCCGGATGCCTCCTGGCCAAGAACCAGTACTACAGGA CAAGACTGAACTCGGAATCCAGTGtttcttccagctcctctggctcTTTGGATGCTGTGAACATCACAGATCAGGGCAAAGAATTGCATG GGTTACCAGAGCTAATTGATAAATATTGGTGGATAAAAAGCTTCTTCCACAGTGAACCCTCTCCACCAACTGTTGGCAGAAAAACACTGTCAGCAAGCAG GTTAATGGTTGTCATGGTTATGCATGACTCCAAGGTGTATCAAGTGGCTGCTTCAGGGAGTTTACAGTCTTGGTAG